Proteins co-encoded in one Salvia splendens isolate huo1 chromosome 4, SspV2, whole genome shotgun sequence genomic window:
- the LOC121799212 gene encoding major allergen Pru ar 1-like: protein MGAITYDIEIPSSISAARIFKAVVLDVDTLVPKIMPQAIKNVEILEGDGGVGTIKLIHFGEGSQYKSVKHRVDAIDKENLTHSYSIIEGYVLGGVIESVTYHVKIVPTEDGGSICKNRSIYNTKGDAEISEEKIKEGKEKAMAMFKAIEAYLLANPDA, encoded by the coding sequence ATGGGTGCCATCACTTACGATATTGAGATCCCTTCCTCCATCTCGGCCGCAAGGATTTTTAAGGCCGTGGTGCTCGATGTTGACACCCTCGTCCCCAAGATCATGCCTCAGGCAATCAAGAACGTCGAGATCTTGGAAGGGGATGGTGGCGTTGGGACCATCAAGCTTATCCATTTTGGCGAAGGGAGTCAGTACAAGAGCGTCAAGCACCGTGTGGATGCTATCGACAAGGAGAACTTGACCCACAGTTACAGCATAATCGAGGGCTATGTTCTTGGAGGAGTGATTGAATCCGTTACATATCATGTGAAGATCGTCCCAACTGAAGATGGAGGAAGCATTTGTAAGAACAGAAGCATCTACAACACAAAGGGTGATGCTGAGATTAGTGAGGAGAAGATTAAGGAAGGGAAAGAGAAGGCCATGGCTATGTTCAAGGCCATTGAGGCTTACCTCCTTGCCAATCCTGATGCCTAA
- the LOC121799739 gene encoding putative late blight resistance protein homolog R1A-10 has translation MDDIWSVEAWDEIRAILPDDGNGSRVILTTRLTDVAAYPDPRSPLHEMRLMDEIQSCHLLRKKVFGPQDCPLELERIVEEIARNCRGLPLAVVVVAGMLSTVGENPASWKAIAEDVRSAVTSKGQFESILSLSYTHLPHYLRPCFLYMGMFPQDHEICASKLILLWVAENFVRHPDGSKSLEEEAKECLKDLVRRNLVFVNKRKFDGEIKSCSLHDLMRDLCVRKAHEGKFFLDFGGWHDRRYFPLAIRENQRRVSVSPSGLPYLSKIDSLTIHTIMCFHVKSVANMLERFGLLRVLDVGDVYVRSLPYELFDLLNLVYLSIYYHGRIPAAISKLHNL, from the coding sequence ATGGATGATATTTGGAGTGTGGAGGCTTGGGATGAGATAAGAGCTATACTTCCCGATGATGGTAATGGAAGTCGAGTCATTTTAACCACGAGACTAACCGATGTTGCTGCTTATCCTGACCCTCGTAGCCCTCTTCATGAGATGCGTTTAATGGATGAAATTCAAAGTTGTCATCTGCTCCGGAAGAAGGTGTTTGGTCCCCAAGATTGTCCTTTGGAACTGGAGAGAATTGTGGAAGAGATTGCAAGGAACTGTAGAGGACTGCCTCTTGCAGTTGTGGTTGTTGCAGGAATGCTATCCACAGTTGGAGAAAATCCAGCTTCGTGGAAGGCTATTGCTGAAGACGTAAGATCAGCTGTTACTTCAAAGGGACAGTTTGAGAGTATATTGTCTCTGAGTTACACTCACTTGCCTCATTATCTGAGGCCATGTTTCTTGTACATGGGAATGTTTCCCCAAGATCATGAGATCTGTGCCTCAAAACTCATACTATTATGGGTAGCTGAGAACTTTGTGAGACATCCCGATGGATCCAAAAGCTTAGAAGAAGAGGCAAAAGAGTGTCTGAAGGATCTCGTGAGACGAAATCTTGTTTTTGTTAACAAGAGGAAGTTTGATGGCGAGATCAAAAGTTGCAGCCTCCATGATCTAATGCGAGATTTGTGTGTAAGAAAAGCGCATGAAGGGAAGTTCTTTTTGGATTTTGGGGGCTGGCATGATAGGAGGTATTTTCCTCTTGCAATCAGAGAAAATCAGCGTCGTGTAAGTGTTTCTCCTTCGGGTTTACCATACCTTTCTAAAATAGATAGCTTAACCATCCATACAATTATGTGCTTCCATGTAAAATCTGTAGCAAATATGTTGGAAAGATTTGGATTGCTGAGGGTATTGGACGTAGGGGATGTTTATGTGAGATCACTGCCATATGAACTATTTGACCTGTTAAACCTAGTATACCTTTCTATATACTATCATGGAAGGATACCTGCAGCCATTTCTAAGCTTCATAATCTTTAA
- the LOC121799740 gene encoding major allergen Pru ar 1-like — protein MGAITYDIEIPSSISAAKIFKAVVLDVDTLVPKIMPQAIKNVEILEGDGGVGTIKLIHFGEGSQYKSVKHRVDAIDKENLTHSYSIIEGDVLGGVIESVTYHVKIVPTEDGGSICKNRSIYNTNGDAEISEEKIKEGKEKAMAMFKAIEAYLLANPDA, from the coding sequence ATGGGTGCCATCACTTACGATATTGAGATCCCTTCCTCCATCTCGGCTGCAAAGATTTTTAAGGCCGTGGTGCTCGATGTTGACACCCTCGTCCCCAAGATCATGCCTCAGGCAATCAAGAACGTCGAGATCTTGGAAGGGGATGGTGGCGTTGGGACCATCAAGCTTATCCATTTTGGGGAAGGGAGTCAGTACAAGAGCGTGAAGCACCGTGTGGATGCTATCGACAAGGAGAACTTGACCCACAGTTACAGCATAATCGAGGGCGATGTTCTTGGAGGAGTTATTGAATCCGTTACTTATCATGTGAAGATCGTCCCAACTGAAGATGGAGGGAGCATATGTAAGAACAGAAGCATCTACAACACAAATGGTGATGCTGAGATTAGTGAGGAGAAGATCAAGGAAGGAAAAGAGAAGGCCATGGCTATGTTCAAGGCCATTGAAGCTTACCTCCTTGCCAATCCTGATGCCTAA
- the LOC121798914 gene encoding major allergen Pru ar 1-like — MGAITYDIEISSSISAARIFKAVVLDVDTLVPKIMPQAIKNVEILEGDGGVGTIKLIHFGEGSQYKSVKHRVDAIDKENLTHSYSIIEGDVLGGVIESVTYHVKIVPTEDGGSICKNRSIYNTKGDAEISEEKIKEGKEKAMAMFKAIEAYLLANPDA, encoded by the coding sequence ATGGGTGCCATCACTTACGATATTGAGATCTCTTCCTCCATCTCGGCCGCAAGGATTTTTAAGGCCGTGGTGCTCGATGTTGACACCCTCGTCCCCAAGATCATGCCTCAGGCAATCAAGAACGTCGAGATCTTGGAAGGGGATGGTGGCGTTGGGACCATCAAGCTTATCCATTTTGGCGAAGGGAGTCAGTACAAGAGCGTGAAGCACCGTGTTGATGCTATCGACAAGGAGAACTTGACCCACAGTTACAGCATAATCGAGGGCGATGTTCTTGGAGGAGTGATTGAATCCGTTACATATCATGTGAAGATCGTCCCAACTGAAGATGGAGGGAGCATTTGCAAGAACAGAAGCATCTACAACACAAAGGGTGATGCTGAGATTAGTGAGGAGAAGATTAAGGAAGGGAAAGAGAAGGCCATGGCTATGTTCAAGGCCATTGAGGCTTACCTCCTTGCCAATCCTGATGCCTAA